The Phycisphaeraceae bacterium genome has a window encoding:
- a CDS encoding site-specific DNA-methyltransferase, with product MRPPLRPSDVSLPVARLRLCVGDCLTALSSIPAGGVDLLYLDPPFNTGRPKSGRAGAFADRWPDIASYLGFLRPRLIAALNTLTPDGAILLHCDWRACHHLRLLLDDLLGPERFVNHLIWRYGLGGSSPRRFARKHDDILYYARSDRYFFAPPRVPATSRRMAGREKKATDVLDIPALNNLASERTGYPTQKPLALLTLLVNACCRPGGTVLDPFCGSGTTLVAALQTGRNAVGIDRSAKAIKVARRRLKSLGAR from the coding sequence ATGAGGCCGCCGCTTCGTCCCAGCGACGTCTCGCTGCCTGTCGCGCGACTGCGACTCTGCGTCGGCGACTGTCTTACCGCACTGTCATCCATCCCGGCAGGCGGCGTCGATCTGCTCTACCTCGACCCGCCCTTCAACACGGGTCGCCCGAAGTCCGGTCGGGCCGGCGCGTTCGCCGACCGCTGGCCGGACATCGCCTCGTACCTGGGCTTCCTGCGGCCGCGGCTGATCGCCGCCCTGAACACGCTCACGCCCGATGGAGCCATCCTGCTCCACTGCGACTGGCGCGCCTGCCACCACCTGCGGTTGCTGCTGGATGATCTGCTGGGGCCCGAGCGATTCGTCAACCACCTGATCTGGCGCTACGGGCTGGGCGGCTCCTCGCCGCGCCGCTTCGCGCGCAAGCACGATGACATCCTGTACTACGCCCGGTCGGATCGGTACTTCTTCGCGCCGCCGCGCGTGCCCGCGACGAGTCGTCGCATGGCTGGTCGGGAGAAGAAGGCCACGGATGTGCTGGACATCCCCGCGCTCAACAACCTCGCCAGCGAACGAACCGGGTATCCCACGCAGAAGCCGCTGGCACTGCTCACGCTCCTCGTCAACGCCTGCTGCCGGCCAGGCGGAACGGTGCTCGACCCCTTCTGCGGCAGCGGAACCACGCTCGTGGCGGCCCTGCAGACCGGGCGCAACGCCGTCGGCATCGACCGCAGCGCGAAGGCGATCAAGGTGGCGCGACGGCGCCTGAAGTCGCTTGGTGCGCGATGA
- a CDS encoding FixH family protein gives MTDRFRWCVMVVTAAAALGACRSGSTSGEGASAGYPDPPVAIESARDGDGAWTVLRTPRSGAEVRYRSDPSPIPLNEPFSLEVELRSADGAAPLEVETLEVDGRMPHHRHGMNTVPRITSMGGGRYRVDGMLFHMPGRWELSFDLTRDGVTERVLQVVMLD, from the coding sequence ATGACTGATCGGTTCCGGTGGTGTGTGATGGTGGTGACGGCCGCCGCGGCGCTCGGGGCCTGTCGATCCGGCTCGACCAGCGGCGAAGGGGCGTCAGCCGGATACCCGGATCCGCCGGTCGCCATCGAGTCGGCCCGGGACGGCGACGGCGCGTGGACGGTCCTGCGCACGCCGCGCTCCGGGGCGGAGGTACGGTATCGGAGCGATCCTTCACCGATCCCGCTCAACGAACCTTTCTCGCTCGAAGTCGAGCTCCGTTCAGCGGACGGCGCCGCTCCGCTGGAGGTTGAAACGCTCGAAGTCGATGGGCGCATGCCGCACCATCGGCACGGCATGAACACCGTTCCGCGCATCACGTCGATGGGCGGGGGCCGATACAGGGTGGACGGCATGTTGTTCCACATGCCCGGTCGGTGGGAGCTTTCCTTCGATCTGACCCGCGACGGCGTGACCGAGCGGGTGCTGCAAGTGGTGATGCTCGACTGA
- a CDS encoding aminodeoxychorismate/anthranilate synthase component II: MLILLIDNYDSFTYNLVQRIGELRPDSPPPMRVVRNDKITVAQAADLVPTHLILSPGPCTPKESGVCPDLIAHFRGRIPILGVCLGHQTIGDVHGMTVRRHHTLMHGKTSEIFHDNRGIYRGLSNPFVATRYHSLIVERDTVPPAFEVSAWTKDGEVMGLRWRREGGAVCVQQAAERRESMAPAASLDGVQFHPESFLTVEGPRLLANFLGMAAA, translated from the coding sequence ATGCTCATTCTCCTCATCGACAACTACGACTCGTTCACCTACAACCTCGTGCAGCGGATCGGCGAGTTGAGGCCCGACTCGCCCCCGCCCATGCGCGTGGTCCGCAACGACAAGATCACCGTCGCCCAGGCGGCCGATCTGGTGCCGACGCACCTGATCCTTTCGCCCGGCCCCTGTACGCCCAAGGAGTCAGGCGTCTGCCCGGACCTGATCGCCCACTTCCGCGGGCGCATCCCCATCCTCGGCGTGTGCCTGGGCCATCAGACCATCGGCGATGTGCACGGCATGACCGTCAGGCGCCACCACACGCTCATGCACGGCAAGACCTCCGAGATCTTTCACGACAACCGGGGCATTTATCGCGGTCTGTCCAACCCCTTCGTCGCCACACGGTACCACTCACTCATTGTCGAGCGGGATACGGTGCCGCCCGCGTTCGAGGTGAGCGCATGGACGAAGGACGGCGAGGTGATGGGGCTGCGGTGGCGGAGAGAGGGAGGAGCCGTCTGCGTACAGCAGGCAGCCGAGCGGCGTGAGTCGATGGCGCCGGCGGCCTCCCTGGACGGCGTGCAGTTCCACCCGGAGAGTTTTCTCACGGTGGAGGGGCCGCGCCTGCTGGCGAACTTTCTGGGCATGGCGGCGGCATAG
- a CDS encoding PH domain-containing protein, with protein sequence MTRDAAAATTTTKPGAPVPAAGFNPADAERPDPALMTYYLLVAALTLVGFPFVAIAGWLKYRTLIYKFDDKGVSMAYGMFFRKEVYLTYRRIQDIHVTRNIFHRWLGLADVAVQTASGSSGAEMTIEGIRNPEALRDFLYARMRGVEDDAASLNDGSEPVAAGAKGVGGLESGDGHDEGDAAPDCTTSAPRTGRGDDPDDEALALLRDIRDTLWEIRSARASAAAAPGGRPEGDA encoded by the coding sequence ATGACACGGGACGCCGCAGCCGCCACCACCACGACCAAGCCCGGCGCCCCGGTGCCGGCGGCCGGATTCAACCCCGCCGACGCCGAACGCCCCGACCCTGCGCTGATGACCTACTACCTGCTGGTGGCGGCCCTGACGCTGGTGGGTTTCCCCTTCGTGGCCATCGCGGGGTGGCTCAAGTACCGCACGCTGATCTACAAGTTCGATGACAAGGGCGTGTCGATGGCGTACGGCATGTTCTTCCGCAAGGAGGTCTACCTGACCTACCGGCGGATCCAGGACATCCACGTCACGCGCAACATCTTCCACCGCTGGCTGGGGCTTGCGGACGTGGCGGTGCAGACCGCCAGCGGCTCGTCCGGGGCGGAGATGACCATCGAGGGCATCCGCAACCCGGAGGCGCTGCGGGACTTCCTCTACGCCCGCATGAGGGGCGTGGAGGATGACGCGGCCTCGCTGAACGATGGTTCCGAACCGGTCGCAGCAGGAGCAAAAGGCGTCGGAGGGCTGGAATCAGGCGATGGGCATGACGAGGGCGATGCCGCGCCGGACTGCACTACGTCAGCACCGAGGACGGGCCGAGGTGACGACCCCGACGACGAAGCCCTGGCGCTGCTGCGCGACATCCGCGACACCCTGTGGGAGATCCGTTCCGCCCGCGCCAGTGCCGCTGCCGCCCCCGGCGGGAGACCGGAGGGCGACGCATGA
- a CDS encoding choice-of-anchor B family protein, translating into MITRSMVAVLAGSIGFLGLGSLFAHPDDPKERDRQPRYEGPAWRLDIDGQGDTPGPAFPSQNIQLMSWLPLGEFGNHTSGNSVWGYVSPGKREYAIMGLSGGTGFVDVTNPGNAQIVAVLSGPTSTWRDMKTYGQYAYAISEGGSGIQVFDLSRIDEGIVTHVNTVLTGGTAATHTLAVNEQSGYLYRAGGGSNGIRIYSLADPANPVLVNQYTERYTHEATVVTYTEGPYAGREIAFLCGGFNGGWNQTGLTILDVTDKQNLQVLAHLQYSDNNYSHQGWPSADMRYFYLNDELDEQNVGFTTRTRIIDISNLNNPTEAGWFTNGLRAVDHNLYVLGNLIFESNYRSGLRVFDNSADPLNPVEIAYFDTYPDNDNPNFNGLWNNYPFLPSGTILGSDIERGLFVWRLVLPLLAFDYPDGRPDLVDPHGGTRMLVQVSADRETPQPGTGVLHVSVNGGDFVEFPMTHLGNHLYEATFPEAPCGSTVRYYVSAETTRGTRFTNPIGAPADAFSAVAAVGFATLFSDPFQTDQGWTVQNVQLTDGAWERGVPAGDGSRGDPTSDFDGSGACYLTGNRAGNSDVDGGPTRLLSPVIDLSSAPEAEVSYARWFTNDDRDIDRLDTHISNDGGQTWVLVSSVGHFDGWQEHAFRVADFVTPTNQVRLRFSATDNPNDSVTEAAIDAVRIRTIQCDSTVLTGFTVSRGTLMSGTLDDLRESDDASLRVKSGFGNTFTDLHSMFLRVDGETTNASPAEVDVRIETRISHQTGIGRVMMQNWNTSQFEQVGTYAVGQTDVVANVNGLDAGKYVRAGDGRVRVQIRHIVVVPVFAFTFDTWVDQVRFTVR; encoded by the coding sequence GTGATCACACGCAGCATGGTGGCGGTTCTGGCTGGTTCCATCGGGTTTCTGGGGCTGGGCTCCCTGTTCGCACACCCCGACGACCCCAAGGAGCGGGATCGCCAGCCGCGCTACGAAGGCCCCGCATGGCGTCTGGATATCGACGGTCAGGGCGACACGCCCGGGCCCGCGTTTCCATCGCAGAACATCCAGTTGATGAGCTGGCTGCCCCTGGGTGAGTTCGGCAATCACACGTCGGGCAACAGCGTGTGGGGGTACGTTTCCCCCGGCAAGCGGGAATACGCGATCATGGGGTTGTCGGGCGGGACCGGATTCGTGGATGTGACCAATCCCGGCAACGCCCAGATCGTCGCGGTGCTTTCCGGTCCCACCAGCACCTGGCGCGACATGAAGACCTACGGCCAGTACGCCTACGCAATCAGTGAGGGCGGCTCGGGCATCCAAGTCTTCGACCTTTCCCGTATCGACGAGGGCATTGTGACCCATGTCAACACGGTGCTGACCGGCGGCACCGCGGCCACGCACACGCTGGCCGTCAATGAGCAGAGCGGCTACCTCTATCGCGCCGGCGGCGGAAGCAACGGCATCCGCATCTACAGTCTCGCCGACCCCGCCAACCCGGTGCTGGTCAACCAGTACACCGAGCGCTACACCCATGAGGCCACGGTCGTCACCTACACCGAGGGGCCGTATGCAGGGCGCGAGATCGCCTTCCTGTGCGGCGGCTTCAATGGCGGATGGAACCAGACCGGCCTGACGATTCTGGACGTCACCGACAAACAGAACTTGCAGGTGCTCGCCCATCTCCAGTACTCCGACAACAACTACTCCCATCAGGGCTGGCCTTCCGCTGACATGCGGTATTTCTACCTGAACGATGAACTGGACGAACAGAACGTCGGCTTCACCACGCGCACGCGCATCATCGACATCAGCAACCTGAACAACCCCACCGAGGCGGGGTGGTTCACCAACGGGCTCCGCGCCGTCGATCACAACCTCTATGTGCTCGGCAACCTGATCTTCGAGTCGAACTACCGCAGCGGCTTGCGCGTCTTCGATAACTCCGCGGACCCGCTCAATCCCGTCGAGATCGCCTACTTCGACACCTACCCGGACAACGACAATCCCAACTTCAACGGGCTTTGGAACAACTATCCCTTCCTGCCCAGCGGCACCATCCTCGGAAGCGACATCGAACGTGGGCTCTTTGTGTGGCGGCTGGTGCTGCCCCTGCTGGCCTTCGACTATCCGGACGGCCGACCCGACCTCGTCGATCCGCACGGCGGAACCCGCATGCTGGTGCAGGTCAGCGCCGACCGGGAGACGCCGCAACCCGGCACCGGCGTGCTGCACGTGTCCGTCAACGGCGGCGACTTCGTCGAGTTTCCCATGACTCACCTGGGGAATCACCTGTACGAGGCGACGTTCCCCGAGGCGCCGTGCGGATCAACGGTGCGGTACTACGTCAGCGCCGAAACCACGCGCGGCACGCGCTTCACCAATCCCATCGGCGCGCCCGCCGACGCCTTCAGCGCCGTCGCGGCGGTCGGGTTCGCCACCCTCTTCTCCGACCCCTTCCAGACCGACCAGGGCTGGACGGTGCAGAACGTTCAGCTCACCGACGGCGCCTGGGAGCGAGGCGTGCCCGCCGGCGACGGCAGCCGCGGCGACCCCACCAGCGACTTCGACGGCTCGGGCGCCTGCTACCTCACCGGCAACCGGGCCGGCAACAGCGACGTGGACGGCGGCCCCACCCGCCTCCTCTCGCCCGTCATCGACCTCTCCAGCGCCCCCGAGGCGGAGGTCTCCTACGCCCGCTGGTTCACCAACGACGACCGCGACATCGACCGCCTCGACACGCACATCTCCAACGACGGCGGGCAGACCTGGGTGCTGGTCTCCAGCGTGGGCCACTTCGACGGCTGGCAGGAGCACGCCTTCCGCGTCGCCGACTTCGTGACGCCGACGAACCAGGTGCGTCTGCGTTTCAGCGCCACCGACAACCCCAACGACTCGGTGACCGAGGCGGCCATCGACGCGGTGCGCATCCGCACGATTCAATGCGACTCGACCGTGCTGACCGGCTTCACGGTGTCGCGCGGCACGCTGATGTCGGGCACGCTGGATGACCTGCGCGAGTCCGACGACGCCTCGCTGCGCGTCAAGTCGGGCTTCGGCAACACCTTCACCGACCTGCACAGCATGTTCCTGCGCGTGGACGGCGAGACGACGAACGCCAGCCCGGCGGAAGTGGACGTGCGGATCGAGACGCGCATCAGCCACCAGACGGGCATCGGCCGCGTGATGATGCAGAACTGGAACACCAGCCAGTTCGAGCAGGTGGGCACGTACGCGGTTGGTCAGACGGATGTCGTGGCCAACGTGAACGGGCTGGACGCGGGCAAGTACGTGCGCGCCGGCGACGGCCGGGTGCGGGTGCAGATCCGCCACATCGTGGTGGTGCCGGTGTTCGCCTTCACCTTCGACACGTGGGTGGACCAGGTGCGCTTCACGGTGCGGTGA
- a CDS encoding alpha/beta hydrolase — MLNKRVLCWSLVSILTGGAMAQTPPPGSPPPDSPPTRPPSDRPPADQPPVEREPQRPGVRQSGEPLRLLPNVEQVRDVVYATVRTDAGRDLDLHMNVYFPKDSAGRKLPVVIYIHGGGFTGGSREAGDQLSAIVAAGGYFACTIQYRLLQQGRFPAAMHDCKAAVRFLRANAEELGIDPKKIGVWGHSAGGHLAAYLGVTGNAPETHGDVGETPEVDSSVACVIDYFGPTDFPSLFTGRGRDIQRLRTQLFGEAVEDIETKLRRASPVHWVDADDPPVLIVHGSQDNLVPLSQSEIFEKALHEAGVKAELIVVEGAGHGFRDADSTIRCAEFFDRHLGGALAPVVTRIAEATGDDGPLGRRGGQQARPQRPGQPPADGTDRPPATDEGRTTPPRRPGGGGNAGGGR, encoded by the coding sequence ATGCTCAACAAACGCGTGCTGTGCTGGTCGCTCGTCTCGATTCTGACGGGCGGAGCGATGGCGCAAACCCCCCCGCCGGGTTCCCCCCCACCAGATTCCCCCCCGACGCGCCCCCCATCCGATCGCCCCCCGGCAGACCAGCCCCCCGTCGAGCGTGAGCCGCAGCGTCCCGGCGTCCGTCAGTCCGGCGAGCCATTGCGATTGCTCCCCAACGTCGAGCAGGTGCGTGACGTGGTCTACGCCACGGTCAGGACGGATGCCGGCCGCGACCTCGACCTGCACATGAACGTCTACTTTCCCAAGGACTCCGCGGGCAGGAAACTCCCCGTGGTCATCTACATCCACGGCGGGGGCTTCACCGGCGGCTCGCGCGAGGCGGGCGACCAACTGAGCGCCATCGTCGCCGCGGGCGGGTACTTCGCCTGCACCATCCAGTACCGGCTGCTGCAGCAGGGTCGCTTCCCTGCGGCGATGCACGACTGCAAGGCGGCGGTGCGATTCCTCCGCGCCAACGCGGAGGAACTGGGCATCGACCCGAAGAAGATCGGCGTGTGGGGGCATAGCGCGGGCGGCCACCTGGCCGCCTACCTGGGCGTCACCGGCAACGCGCCCGAGACCCACGGCGACGTGGGCGAGACGCCCGAGGTCGACTCATCCGTCGCCTGCGTCATCGACTACTTCGGACCCACCGATTTCCCATCGCTCTTCACGGGTCGCGGACGCGACATTCAGCGTCTGCGCACCCAGCTCTTCGGCGAGGCGGTGGAGGACATCGAAACGAAACTCCGACGCGCCAGCCCGGTTCACTGGGTGGACGCCGACGACCCCCCCGTGCTCATCGTCCACGGCTCGCAGGACAATCTGGTGCCGCTCAGCCAGTCGGAGATCTTCGAGAAGGCCCTGCACGAGGCGGGCGTGAAGGCGGAACTGATCGTGGTGGAAGGCGCGGGACACGGCTTCCGCGACGCCGACTCGACCATCCGCTGCGCCGAGTTCTTCGACCGGCATCTCGGCGGCGCGCTTGCCCCGGTGGTGACGCGCATCGCCGAGGCCACGGGCGATGACGGGCCGCTGGGCCGACGCGGCGGACAGCAGGCCAGGCCCCAGCGACCCGGGCAGCCGCCCGCGGATGGGACAGATCGCCCGCCCGCGACGGACGAAGGCCGCACCACCCCGCCCCGTCGTCCCGGCGGAGGCGGCAACGCCGGCGGCGGTCGGTAA
- a CDS encoding 6-bladed beta-propeller: MARAQPTSTAPFWFGDFEREIAGLHDPVDAAVDGEGRMHVLERLAARVSVYSRGGERLGAWGVRGDAPGEMLAPRGIALAAGRVFITDEGLHRVCVFAPDGTFISSWGRFGSESGAFCDPSGVAADAERVVVCDTGNDRVQVFDHEGRLVRVIGSRGTGEGQFRRPVDAAIAMDGSIHIVDADNARVQVFDANGRFVRAFGEWGPFVGLLDDPTGIVLHGGEALVVDHRNHRVQAFSSAGGFLGAWGIHEVELHEGQGKVHYPTALAVDPRGAFAVLVERVEDRVQVFGAVVPPPGLDRTSALVTPPKADQTHFGRAITADGPLLMLADPENHFTVTYDMRHEAPVIINQFGERGDRSGLLRLASCFDLDLSRGRLLIADPVQQRLQEWSITYDAAAPLKFDPDMASFSGAIDLDRLRASVSDAPLAHAMEPVGLGRLSGGELVVLDRRNRRVVLFDRAMNFVRSWGRMGGVGGGEFLDPVALAVDRVRSEIAVLDALRRDVQIFDDAGILRRVWRVIPPEESRTPTDETTAPSGLAIAPNGDVLVTDAGGCRVLRFSRDGEFKATWGKRGVGMSEFWKPGALTVAHDGLIVVVDQGNHRAQSFEGSGEWIATFGLGRAFTRSNPPRQVREEGDDDD; the protein is encoded by the coding sequence GTGGCGCGCGCCCAGCCGACGTCAACCGCTCCATTCTGGTTCGGCGACTTCGAGCGGGAGATCGCCGGACTGCACGATCCGGTGGACGCGGCCGTGGATGGCGAGGGTCGCATGCACGTGCTGGAGCGTCTTGCCGCGCGCGTGTCGGTGTATTCCCGCGGCGGTGAGCGGCTCGGCGCATGGGGCGTGCGCGGCGACGCGCCGGGAGAGATGCTCGCTCCGCGCGGCATCGCTCTGGCCGCGGGGCGTGTGTTCATCACGGATGAAGGGCTTCACCGCGTCTGTGTGTTCGCCCCCGACGGGACGTTCATCAGTTCCTGGGGCCGTTTCGGATCGGAATCAGGCGCGTTCTGCGACCCGTCCGGCGTCGCGGCGGACGCGGAGCGCGTCGTCGTCTGCGATACCGGCAATGATCGCGTGCAGGTGTTCGACCACGAGGGGCGGCTGGTTCGCGTGATCGGCTCGCGCGGGACGGGCGAGGGCCAGTTCCGAAGGCCAGTCGATGCCGCCATCGCGATGGACGGGTCGATCCACATCGTGGACGCCGACAACGCGCGGGTGCAGGTGTTCGACGCGAACGGACGGTTCGTGCGCGCGTTCGGCGAGTGGGGGCCGTTCGTCGGGCTTCTGGATGATCCCACGGGCATCGTGCTGCACGGCGGCGAGGCGCTGGTGGTCGATCATCGCAATCACCGCGTGCAGGCCTTCAGCAGCGCCGGGGGTTTTCTCGGCGCGTGGGGCATCCATGAGGTTGAACTGCACGAGGGCCAGGGCAAGGTGCATTACCCCACCGCGCTCGCCGTGGACCCGCGAGGCGCCTTCGCCGTGCTCGTCGAGCGGGTCGAGGACCGGGTGCAGGTCTTCGGCGCGGTCGTTCCGCCGCCGGGGCTGGATCGGACAAGCGCGCTGGTCACCCCGCCCAAGGCGGATCAGACGCACTTCGGCAGGGCCATCACGGCGGACGGCCCGCTGCTGATGCTCGCCGATCCTGAGAATCACTTCACCGTGACGTACGACATGCGCCACGAAGCGCCGGTCATCATCAACCAGTTCGGCGAGCGGGGGGATCGGTCGGGCCTGCTGCGGCTGGCGTCGTGCTTCGACCTGGACCTGTCGCGCGGGCGGCTGCTGATCGCCGACCCGGTGCAGCAGCGGCTTCAGGAGTGGTCGATCACCTATGACGCCGCCGCGCCGCTCAAGTTCGATCCCGACATGGCGTCCTTCTCCGGGGCGATCGACCTGGACCGCCTGCGCGCCAGCGTCTCCGATGCTCCGCTCGCCCACGCGATGGAGCCGGTCGGTCTGGGGCGGCTGAGCGGCGGCGAACTGGTGGTGCTGGATCGCCGCAACCGACGAGTCGTGCTGTTCGACCGAGCGATGAACTTCGTGCGCTCGTGGGGCCGCATGGGCGGCGTCGGCGGCGGTGAGTTTCTCGACCCGGTCGCCCTCGCCGTCGATCGAGTGCGAAGCGAGATCGCCGTGCTCGATGCGCTGCGGCGCGATGTCCAGATATTCGACGACGCGGGGATTCTCCGCCGCGTCTGGCGCGTGATCCCGCCCGAAGAAAGCCGGACGCCGACCGACGAGACGACGGCCCCGTCCGGGCTGGCCATCGCCCCGAACGGCGATGTGCTGGTGACCGACGCGGGCGGGTGCCGGGTGCTTCGATTCAGCCGGGATGGGGAGTTCAAGGCGACGTGGGGCAAGCGCGGCGTGGGCATGAGCGAGTTCTGGAAGCCCGGCGCCTTGACCGTGGCGCACGATGGTTTGATCGTTGTCGTTGATCAGGGCAATCATCGGGCGCAGTCGTTCGAAGGAAGCGGCGAGTGGATCGCGACGTTCGGGCTGGGCCGGGCGTTCACCCGAAGCAACCCGCCGCGACAGGTCCGGGAGGAGGGCGACGACGATGACTGA
- a CDS encoding PH domain-containing protein, protein MSRPIEEATEKMYRGLWAVIVPLLRVPKEPPTIPVNSSRGGEVRSFQPAPGWLKYMKFWFWIVLAITDIGLAIGYVAAAAALIFEGLWWVAALLLPPVLVLIIVPDIIAFIAIHLKYDATWYVMTDRSIRIRRGIISIRETTVTFENVQNVKVQQGPVQRHFGIADVIIETAGAAAVQKGGAGVGNQARIEGVADAPALRDLILSRLKQSKSAGLGDEERASRAEAVQSTDRRENQRVNLAARPAWRPEHLEALRAIRDEARALAAALNGR, encoded by the coding sequence ATGAGCCGGCCCATCGAGGAAGCAACGGAGAAGATGTACCGCGGGCTGTGGGCGGTCATCGTGCCCCTGCTGCGGGTTCCCAAGGAGCCGCCGACCATTCCCGTGAACTCGTCGCGAGGCGGCGAAGTGCGATCCTTCCAGCCCGCGCCGGGGTGGCTGAAGTACATGAAGTTCTGGTTCTGGATCGTGCTGGCGATCACGGACATCGGTCTGGCGATCGGCTATGTGGCCGCGGCGGCGGCGCTGATCTTCGAGGGGCTGTGGTGGGTGGCCGCCCTGCTGCTGCCGCCGGTGCTGGTGCTGATCATCGTACCGGACATCATCGCGTTCATCGCCATTCACCTGAAATACGACGCCACGTGGTATGTCATGACGGACCGCAGCATCCGCATCCGCCGCGGGATCATCAGCATCCGTGAGACCACGGTGACGTTCGAGAACGTGCAGAACGTCAAGGTGCAGCAGGGCCCGGTGCAGCGGCACTTCGGCATCGCGGACGTGATCATCGAGACCGCCGGCGCCGCCGCAGTGCAGAAGGGCGGCGCGGGCGTGGGCAACCAGGCCCGCATCGAGGGCGTGGCCGATGCCCCGGCGTTGCGGGATCTGATCCTGTCGCGGCTGAAACAGTCCAAGTCCGCCGGGCTGGGGGATGAGGAACGGGCATCACGCGCCGAGGCGGTCCAATCAACGGACCGGCGGGAGAATCAGCGCGTCAATCTCGCGGCACGCCCGGCGTGGAGGCCGGAGCACCTCGAAGCCCTGCGGGCGATTCGTGACGAGGCGCGCGCCCTGGCCGCGGCGCTGAACGGACGATAG
- the cls gene encoding cardiolipin synthase, which translates to MLGVTLTITLIAAEVLAVGALVVTVLLRRNLDPATRLAWLTVLVLLPVVGIIAYLLVGEARLGGRRIRRHREVVLTRRETANTPPAPGHAPVIAEPLRQIALLAESVGGDLPAEGNVLTLLGDSEESMRSLIRDIDQARDHCHIVTYIYLTDATGRAVADAVIRAERRGVQCRVLVDSVGSAAFLDSDLCDAMRMEGVQVVGALPVNPLRSKFARFDLRNHRKIAVIDGRIGHTGSQNIADAAFAPKRRYAPWVDASVRIEGPLVHDLARLFAEDWYLDTDEWLGETLLNPPSPIPGGVIAQFIGTGPNAYNQAMRQVYLAACQLAREELILTTPYFVPDEATVVSLATAARRGVTTELVVPKRNDSRLVAAASRAYYEPLLEAGVHIHEYAAGLLHAKTLTMDRELAIMSSANLDRRSLFLNFESSVIVYDDDFTGHLRLLQRTYMSRSRRIDPLRWAKRPWPRRLAQNVAGLFSPLL; encoded by the coding sequence TTGCTGGGCGTGACCCTCACCATCACCCTGATCGCGGCGGAAGTGCTGGCCGTCGGCGCATTGGTCGTCACGGTGCTGCTGCGGCGCAATCTCGACCCGGCCACGCGGCTGGCGTGGCTCACCGTGCTGGTGCTGCTGCCGGTGGTCGGCATCATCGCCTACCTGCTCGTGGGAGAGGCCCGCCTGGGCGGACGGCGTATCCGGCGCCACCGCGAGGTCGTGCTCACGCGGCGCGAGACGGCCAATACGCCGCCCGCTCCGGGCCATGCGCCGGTCATCGCCGAGCCCCTGCGCCAGATCGCTCTGCTGGCCGAATCCGTGGGAGGCGACCTCCCCGCCGAAGGCAACGTGCTGACGCTGCTTGGCGACTCCGAGGAGTCGATGCGATCCCTCATCCGCGACATCGACCAGGCGCGTGATCACTGCCACATCGTCACGTACATCTACCTCACCGACGCCACGGGCCGGGCCGTCGCCGACGCCGTGATCCGCGCCGAGCGCCGGGGCGTGCAGTGCCGCGTGCTGGTGGATTCGGTCGGGTCGGCGGCGTTTCTCGATTCCGACCTGTGCGACGCCATGCGCATGGAGGGCGTGCAGGTGGTTGGCGCCCTGCCGGTCAACCCGCTGCGCTCCAAGTTCGCCCGCTTCGATCTTCGCAATCATCGCAAGATCGCGGTCATCGACGGACGCATCGGGCACACCGGGAGCCAGAACATCGCGGACGCGGCATTCGCCCCGAAACGTCGCTACGCCCCGTGGGTGGACGCCTCGGTGCGGATTGAAGGCCCGCTCGTCCACGACCTGGCGCGGCTGTTCGCCGAGGACTGGTACCTGGACACCGACGAATGGCTGGGTGAGACGCTGCTCAACCCCCCCTCTCCCATTCCCGGAGGGGTGATCGCCCAGTTCATCGGCACCGGCCCCAACGCCTACAACCAGGCGATGCGGCAGGTGTACCTGGCCGCCTGCCAGCTCGCCAGAGAGGAACTGATCCTGACCACTCCCTACTTCGTCCCGGACGAGGCGACGGTCGTCTCGCTGGCCACCGCCGCGCGGCGCGGCGTGACCACGGAACTGGTGGTGCCCAAGCGGAACGATTCGCGCCTGGTGGCCGCCGCCAGCCGCGCCTACTACGAACCGCTGCTGGAGGCGGGAGTTCACATCCACGAATACGCCGCCGGGCTGCTGCACGCCAAGACGCTCACCATGGACCGCGAACTGGCCATCATGTCCTCCGCCAACCTCGACCGTCGTTCGCTGTTCCTCAACTTCGAATCCAGCGTGATCGTCTATGATGATGACTTCACCGGCCACCTGCGGCTGCTGCAGCGCACCTACATGAGCCGCTCCCGGCGGATCGACCCGCTCCGGTGGGCGAAGCGCCCCTGGCCGCGTCGGCTGGCCCAGAATGTGGCTGGGCTCTTCAGTCCGCTGCTCTGA